One stretch of Anabas testudineus chromosome 24, fAnaTes1.2, whole genome shotgun sequence DNA includes these proteins:
- the brms1lb gene encoding breast cancer metastasis-suppressor 1-like protein-A — translation MPVHSREKKENSHEEMEVDFPEQDGSSTDEEDTVSSTVSEDGDSSEMDDEDCERRRMECLDEMTTLEKQFTDLKEQLYKERLSQVDIKLQEVMAGCAQEYLEPLANLQENMQIRTKVAGIYRELCLESVKNKYDCEIQAACQHWESEKLLLFDTVQSELEEKIRRLEEDRHSIDITSELWNDGLHARKNKKKDPFCPVKKKKPVVVSGPYIVYMLQDLDILEDWTAIRKAMASLGPHRVKVDVPLVKPDRHHHVARFEDGRLFYDNQWYCRGQTICISRKDEYPTSAIITTINNDEVCYKRMDGTKSKLYVSQLQKGKCTIKHS, via the exons ATGCCTGTTCACTCAcgggagaagaaagaaaatagccACGAAGAAATGGAGGTGGATTTCCCCGAGCAGGACGGCAGCAGCACAGACGAGGAGGACACTGTTAGCTCGACGGTGTCTGAAGATGGAGACAGCTCGG AGATGGATGATGAGGACTGTGaaaggaggaggatggagtGTCTGGATGAGATGACCACCCTGGAGAAACAGTTCACAGACCTGAAGGAGCA GTTGTATAAGGAGCGTCTGAGCCAAGTGGACATCAAGCTGCAGGAGGTAATGGCTGGCTGTGCTCAGGAATACCTGGAACCTTTAGCCAACCTGCAGGAGAACATGCAGATCAGGACCAAAGTGGCCG GGATCTACAGGGAGCTGTGTTTGGAGTCTGTGAAGAACAAGTATGATTGTGAGATCCAGGCTGCCTGCCAACACTGGGAG AGTGAGaagttgctgctgtttgacacTGTGCAGAGCGAACTGGAGGAGAAGATAAGAAGATTGGAAGAAGACAGACACAGTATTGACATTACCTCAG AGTTGTGGAATGATGGATTGCATGCACggaaaaataagaagaaagacCCATTCTGCCCtgtcaagaagaagaagcctgTTGTTGTTTCCG GGCCTTATATAGTTTACATGCTGCAAGATCTGGATATTCTTGAAGACTGGACCGCAATAAGAAAG GCAATGGCATCGCTGGGGCCACACAGGGTAAAGGTGGATG TCCCCCTAGTCAAGCCTGACAGACATCACCATGTTGCGCGCTTTGAGGATGGTCGACTATTCTATGACAACCAGTGGTACTGCAGGGGACAGACCATCTGTATTAGCAGGAAGGATGAGTACCCgactag TGCCATCATCACCACAATCAACAATGATGAGGTCTGCTACAAACGAATGGACGGCACCAAGTCAAAGCTGTATGTCTCCCAGCTGCAGAAAGGCAAATGCACTATCAAGCACTCATAA
- the calm1b gene encoding calmodulin-1b → MADQLTEEQIAEFKEAFSLFDKDGDGTITTKELGTVMRSLGQNPTEAELQDMINEVDADGNGTIDFPEFLTMMARKMKDTDSEEEIREAFRVFDKDGNGYISAAELRHVMTNLGEKLTDEEVDEMIREADIDGDGQVNYEEFVQMMTAK, encoded by the exons AGTTCAAGGAGGCTTTCTCCTTATTCGACAAGGATGGTGACGGCACCATTACCACCAAAGAGCTTGGCACCGTCATGAGGTCGCTGGGCCAGAACCCCACAGAGGCAGAACTGCAGGACATGATCAATGAGGTGGACGCTGACG GTAATGGAACCATTGACTTCCCGGAGTTCCTGACCATGATGGCCAGAAAAATGAAGGAcacagacagtgaggaggagatCCGCGAGGCTTTCCGGGTATTTGACAAG GATGGAAATGGCTACATTAGCGCTGCAGAACTTCGCCATGTCATGACAAACCTGGGAGAGAAGCTAACGGACGAGGAGGTGGACGAGATGATCAGAGAAGCAGATATTGACGGAGACGGACAGGTCAACTATGAAg AGTTTGTACAGATGATGACTGCAAAGTGA